In one window of bacterium DNA:
- the efp gene encoding elongation factor P has product MADYTASDFRKGLRVELDGVPYLISEFNFVKPGKGAAIYTCRLKSLIDGGTFVRAFRSNDVLKKPDLEERTMRYSHNETDHYIFMDENYEQFTLTADVLGNNRFFLYDDCEVRVLYHNGRAVDVTLPTFIEKEIIDTDPGARGNTATNVLKPAKINGGFEIQVPLFVNQGDIIKIDTRTGEYADRVLKK; this is encoded by the coding sequence ATGGCGGATTATACAGCGTCTGATTTTCGTAAAGGGTTGCGCGTCGAACTGGATGGCGTGCCTTATTTGATTTCCGAATTCAACTTCGTGAAACCTGGCAAAGGCGCCGCCATTTACACCTGCCGGCTCAAGAGCCTCATCGACGGCGGCACCTTCGTCCGCGCCTTCCGCTCGAACGATGTCCTGAAGAAGCCCGATCTGGAAGAGCGCACCATGCGTTACTCCCATAACGAAACCGATCACTACATTTTCATGGACGAGAACTACGAGCAGTTCACGCTCACGGCCGACGTGCTGGGGAACAACCGGTTTTTCCTCTACGACGACTGCGAAGTCCGCGTCCTGTACCACAACGGCCGCGCCGTGGACGTCACGCTGCCGACCTTCATTGAAAAAGAGATCATCGACACCGATCCCGGTGCCCGCGGCAACACGGCGACCAATGTCCTGAAGCCGGCCAAAATCAATGGCGGTTTTGAAATCCAGGTTCCGCTGTTCGTCAACCAGGGCGACATCATCAAAATCGACACCCGCACCGGCGAGTACGCCGACCGCGTGTTGAAGAAATAA
- the rplU gene encoding 50S ribosomal protein L21, with amino-acid sequence MEAYAVVGTGGKQYLVKAGDTLKVELLEGEAGSTVTLDSVLALSDGKTLTVGTPFVKGAKVSAQIVERVKAPKVVAFKKKRRKGYKRKVGHRQQLTVLRVASIG; translated from the coding sequence ATGGAAGCCTATGCAGTAGTTGGAACAGGCGGGAAACAGTATCTGGTTAAGGCCGGTGACACCCTTAAGGTTGAACTTCTCGAAGGAGAAGCGGGTAGCACGGTGACTTTGGATTCAGTGCTGGCGCTCTCTGATGGTAAAACCCTTACAGTGGGGACCCCTTTTGTGAAGGGCGCCAAGGTAAGTGCCCAGATCGTGGAGCGCGTGAAAGCGCCTAAAGTCGTGGCGTTCAAGAAAAAACGCCGCAAAGGATATAAGCGGAAAGTCGGTCATCGTCAGCAGTTGACCGTGTTGCGCGTGGCCAGTATTGGCTGA
- the wecB gene encoding UDP-N-acetylglucosamine 2-epimerase (non-hydrolyzing): MSHSKINIMSVVGARPNFMKIAPFIRELSRFPDDFTHTLIHTGQHYDAAMSKSFFQELAIPAPDVDLGIGSGTHAEQVGKTMIAFEKVVQERKPDWIVVIGDVNATCACSITAKKEHIPLAHIESGLRSFDPDMPEEINRLVTDRLSDLLFTTDAIADANLLKEGVPPSRIKRVGNIMIDTLEAQRATAAALDLTSLCTAFALPGASHPLPPLKDNRFCVITLHRPSNVDDLDILAPLVNFLIDEVAPVLPLIWPVHPRTRNKLESSGLWKRLQNAPGLILTQPLGYHEMLRLTMGAKVMLTDSGGLQEECCILGTPCLTLRWNTERPMTLREQGGVSILVGNDVERIRAEFRLAAALPRTLHRPPLWDGHTAERMVACFKELK, encoded by the coding sequence ATGAGCCATTCTAAAATCAACATTATGTCGGTGGTCGGGGCCCGTCCCAATTTCATGAAAATTGCCCCCTTTATACGGGAGCTCTCACGCTTCCCGGACGACTTTACCCACACCCTGATCCATACCGGCCAACATTATGATGCGGCCATGTCAAAATCGTTCTTCCAGGAGTTGGCCATTCCGGCCCCGGATGTGGACCTTGGCATCGGCTCCGGCACCCATGCCGAGCAGGTAGGGAAAACCATGATCGCCTTCGAAAAGGTCGTTCAGGAGCGCAAGCCGGACTGGATCGTCGTGATAGGCGATGTCAATGCGACCTGCGCTTGCTCCATCACCGCCAAGAAGGAACATATTCCCCTCGCCCACATTGAGTCGGGCCTGCGCTCCTTTGATCCGGACATGCCGGAGGAAATCAACCGGCTGGTGACTGACCGCCTCTCGGACCTCCTCTTCACGACCGACGCCATCGCCGATGCCAACCTGCTGAAGGAGGGCGTGCCCCCGTCCCGGATCAAGCGGGTGGGCAACATCATGATTGATACGCTTGAAGCGCAACGCGCCACGGCGGCCGCCCTGGACCTGACGAGCCTGTGCACCGCGTTTGCCCTTCCCGGCGCCAGTCACCCCCTCCCGCCGCTCAAGGACAACCGGTTCTGCGTCATCACGTTGCATCGCCCCTCCAATGTGGATGACCTGGACATCCTCGCCCCCCTGGTGAACTTTCTGATCGACGAGGTGGCGCCGGTATTGCCCCTGATCTGGCCCGTCCACCCCCGCACCCGAAATAAACTGGAATCGTCCGGCCTGTGGAAACGGCTGCAGAATGCCCCCGGCCTGATTCTCACCCAGCCCCTGGGCTATCACGAAATGCTGCGTCTGACCATGGGGGCCAAGGTCATGCTGACCGATAGCGGCGGACTGCAGGAGGAGTGCTGTATTCTGGGGACTCCCTGCCTGACGCTCCGCTGGAACACCGAGCGCCCGATGACGCTGCGCGAGCAGGGCGGCGTCAGCATCCTGGTCGGGAACGATGTCGAGCGAATCCGCGCCGAGTTCAGGTTGGCCGCCGCCCTGCCCAGAACGTTGCACCGTCCCCCGCTCTGGGACGGCCATACCGCCGAACGGATGGTTGCCTGTTTTAAGGAATTAAAGTAA
- the epmA gene encoding EF-P lysine aminoacylase EpmA, with amino-acid sequence MASPSSYHDQGRLQSLQPALIFRSRVLSAIRKWFEAAGFTEVDTPVRIPVPALELHIDAEPSGAGFLRTSPELHMKRLLAAGYDTLFQIGPCFRKGEWGRLHHPEYTMLEWYRANADYLDILHDTESLLTQVSRSVCPGRLPAPPWPRFTVEELYIKHAGWNPVTAYDAERFEHDLVAMIEPALPRDTPAFVMDYPAAAAALSRRKPGHESVAERFELYINGVEITNAFSELTDPAEQRRRFEQCAKDRAAMGAPAYPLDEAFLAALELGMPPAGGIAMGIDRLVMVLLGATSLDEVIAFRENVRG; translated from the coding sequence ATGGCATCCCCGTCTTCTTATCATGATCAAGGCCGGCTGCAGTCCCTGCAACCGGCCTTGATTTTTCGCAGCCGGGTGCTGTCGGCGATCCGCAAATGGTTTGAAGCGGCGGGCTTCACCGAAGTAGACACGCCGGTCCGCATTCCGGTTCCCGCGCTGGAACTGCATATTGATGCCGAGCCGTCCGGCGCAGGATTCCTCCGCACCTCGCCGGAATTGCACATGAAGCGGCTCCTGGCAGCCGGGTATGACACACTCTTCCAGATCGGACCCTGTTTCCGCAAAGGGGAGTGGGGCCGGCTGCACCATCCGGAATACACCATGCTGGAATGGTACCGGGCCAACGCCGATTATCTGGACATTCTTCACGATACCGAAAGCCTGTTAACGCAGGTCAGCCGTTCCGTCTGTCCCGGCCGGCTTCCCGCGCCCCCCTGGCCGCGCTTTACCGTAGAGGAGCTTTACATCAAACATGCAGGGTGGAACCCGGTCACCGCCTATGATGCTGAACGATTTGAACACGATCTTGTGGCCATGATCGAACCGGCCTTGCCCCGGGATACCCCGGCCTTTGTCATGGACTACCCCGCCGCCGCTGCGGCGCTTTCCCGGCGCAAACCCGGCCATGAGTCCGTGGCAGAACGATTCGAGCTGTATATCAACGGTGTTGAAATCACCAATGCCTTCAGCGAATTGACGGACCCGGCCGAACAGCGTCGCCGGTTCGAGCAATGCGCCAAGGACCGGGCCGCCATGGGGGCCCCGGCTTACCCCTTGGACGAGGCCTTTCTGGCCGCCTTGGAGCTGGGGATGCCGCCTGCTGGCGGGATTGCGATGGGGATCGACCGGTTGGTCATGGTCCTCTTGGGGGCCACCTCGTTGGACGAGGTCATCGCCTTCCGCGAGAATGTAAGAGGTTAG
- a CDS encoding ABC transporter permease subunit, with translation MTTPLHTIGHVAWHELVDSVRSRRVIVMGLLYLAGSIVATAIFITVLQKLEGQLTTTLGLATSAKTGSVTATLWKSDSFRQMMTALIGDKALARSLLDIPPLALFYGWLSFAFTPALVMLTSSSRISEEIWSGSARFVLFRIPRLHWCFGKFAGQAIQLALALLLSALGAWLTGLCRMTAFEPLATALAMLLFAGKAWLYSLAFLGLALGISQLCAGPNLALATGFLALIVMAILSGVSDAFAGEGWRRLWDLVNALTPGAHRLDLWWGDSAHSIPATVFLLTLCFVYLLAGYARFSKRDL, from the coding sequence ATGACAACGCCCCTGCATACGATCGGCCATGTGGCCTGGCACGAACTTGTGGATTCGGTCCGCAGCCGACGGGTGATCGTCATGGGCCTGCTCTACCTGGCGGGCTCCATCGTCGCGACCGCCATCTTCATCACCGTGCTCCAAAAGTTGGAGGGACAGTTGACCACCACCCTGGGCCTGGCCACTTCCGCCAAAACCGGTAGTGTCACAGCCACGCTCTGGAAATCGGATTCGTTCCGGCAGATGATGACCGCCCTGATTGGCGACAAGGCGCTGGCGAGGAGTCTGCTGGACATCCCGCCGCTGGCCCTGTTCTACGGCTGGCTTTCGTTTGCCTTCACTCCTGCTCTCGTGATGTTAACGTCATCGAGCCGTATTTCGGAAGAGATCTGGAGTGGTTCGGCACGATTTGTCCTCTTCCGGATTCCCCGGCTGCACTGGTGTTTCGGGAAATTCGCCGGCCAGGCCATCCAACTGGCCCTGGCATTGCTGCTCAGCGCCCTGGGCGCCTGGTTGACCGGCCTCTGCCGCATGACGGCCTTTGAACCGCTGGCCACGGCGCTGGCCATGCTCCTCTTTGCGGGCAAGGCCTGGCTCTATTCACTGGCCTTTCTGGGACTCGCGCTGGGTATTTCCCAACTCTGCGCAGGGCCCAACCTCGCGCTGGCCACGGGTTTTCTGGCCCTCATCGTCATGGCCATCCTGAGCGGTGTCTCCGATGCATTTGCCGGTGAGGGATGGCGGCGCCTCTGGGATCTTGTGAACGCCCTGACCCCCGGTGCCCACCGGCTGGACCTGTGGTGGGGCGATAGCGCCCACTCCATCCCCGCCACCGTTTTCCTCCTCACCCTCTGCTTCGTTTACCTGCTGGCCGGTTATGCCCGCTTTTCAAAGAGGGACCTATGA
- the rpmA gene encoding 50S ribosomal protein L27 produces the protein MSKAGGSRANGRDSRGQRLGVKAYDGETIKAGGIIVRQRGTKVKAGLNVKLGRDDTLFSLVAGKVKFVREGRSVSVIATEATA, from the coding sequence ATGTCGAAAGCAGGCGGCAGTAGAGCAAATGGACGGGACAGTCGCGGGCAACGCCTTGGCGTTAAGGCCTACGATGGCGAAACAATTAAAGCCGGTGGCATCATTGTGCGCCAGCGCGGAACCAAGGTCAAAGCAGGACTGAATGTCAAGCTGGGCCGGGATGACACGCTGTTCTCATTGGTTGCCGGTAAGGTCAAGTTTGTGAGAGAGGGTCGTTCGGTTTCGGTCATTGCGACCGAGGCCACGGCGTAA
- the obgE gene encoding GTPase ObgE codes for MKTRKFIDSMVILASAGSGGNGCLAFRREKYIAKGGPDGGDGGRGGHVILKAEPNTDSLISLFFNPEQRAEKGQHGMGKRMHGRNGEDLVVLVPCGTEVRDASSGQLLCDLVEPGAEMIIAKGGKGGLGNPHWQTSTHQTPYEHTDGEPGEEKKIQLDVKLLADVGLVGFPNAGKSSILSRISNAHPKIGPYTFTTINPIIGTVMMGEDFETTSYRVADIPGIIKNAHQGVGLGIEFLRHIERATCLAIVVDMSGSEGRDPVEDYKVVCNELKMYNEELLTRSTLVVANKMDLPDSAENLKVFRRKTKTKPLPVSTETGEGLDLLKARLFQMIHHVA; via the coding sequence ATGAAAACACGAAAATTTATTGATTCAATGGTGATCCTTGCCTCCGCCGGGTCCGGCGGCAATGGGTGCCTCGCCTTTCGTCGCGAAAAATATATCGCCAAAGGCGGCCCCGATGGCGGGGATGGCGGGCGCGGCGGGCACGTGATCCTCAAAGCCGAACCCAATACCGACAGCCTGATCTCCTTGTTTTTTAATCCGGAGCAGCGTGCGGAAAAGGGCCAGCATGGCATGGGTAAGCGCATGCATGGGCGTAACGGGGAGGACCTGGTGGTCCTGGTGCCCTGTGGGACCGAGGTCCGCGATGCGTCGTCCGGTCAGTTATTGTGTGACCTGGTCGAACCGGGGGCGGAGATGATCATCGCCAAGGGAGGCAAGGGGGGGCTGGGGAATCCGCATTGGCAGACCTCCACCCATCAGACGCCCTATGAGCACACCGATGGCGAGCCCGGCGAAGAGAAGAAGATCCAGTTGGATGTCAAGCTCCTGGCCGACGTTGGGCTGGTCGGGTTCCCCAATGCGGGCAAATCCTCCATCCTGAGCCGCATCAGCAATGCCCATCCGAAAATCGGGCCCTATACCTTTACGACCATCAACCCGATCATCGGGACCGTAATGATGGGCGAAGATTTCGAGACCACGTCATACCGGGTCGCGGATATTCCCGGGATTATCAAAAATGCCCATCAGGGCGTCGGCCTGGGTATCGAGTTCCTGCGACACATTGAGCGCGCCACCTGTCTGGCGATCGTGGTCGATATGTCGGGCAGCGAAGGCCGTGATCCTGTAGAGGACTACAAGGTCGTGTGCAACGAATTAAAGATGTATAACGAAGAGCTCCTGACCCGTTCCACGCTGGTGGTGGCGAATAAGATGGATTTACCGGATTCGGCTGAGAACCTGAAGGTCTTTCGCCGGAAAACCAAAACCAAGCCGCTCCCCGTGTCGACCGAGACCGGTGAAGGGTTGGACCTGCTTAAAGCCCGCCTTTTCCAGATGATCCATCACGTGGCATAG
- a CDS encoding insulinase family protein → MPCDIPGFIVRKTTPVPALRGTAIELEHEQSGARILHLHTEDTENLFSISIPTPPPDDTGVPHILEHSVLAGSLKFPVREPFFEMLKSSMATFINAMTGPDCTYYPVSSNVEKDLFNLAEVYFDAVFHPLLTEGTFMREGHHLAPANPEAPAGKLTVSGIVYNEMKGVFSSPESLLFYTWLPKLLPDTAYARNYAGHPDAIPNLTYEQFKQFYASHYHPSNAFFYFYGNIPTASYLAFLAPRLAGIPRRPTEPIAARQPRWATPVRFSDTYPAAQDEPLDDKTFLSLTWLTGNALDPEQAVLRHVLTTVLFGNEAAPLKKALVDSQLGQDILDCGDMELGPETIFSVGIKGSNPDKAQAFEQLVLSSLKTIASEGLPRELIEAAFQQTAYHYLEIMPMFPLHTMNHVLSAWVHGADPLSFLDMSRHLDACRQRYEADPRVFSRLITQSLVENTHRLTTVLAPDKSWQARTDAAFTSRMESERSRRTEAECLDIAQKSAAIDADAGTANSPEKIALLPQLKVHDLPAKPRHIPTTFERLQTTDHRPQTSPAGTRNSDLATRDSGIPVLRNDLFTNGVNYLRFSLDLAGLPEELWSFLPHYCEAITKLGAAGMNYEAMARRVSASTGGFACSPSFQSHASITGKPVLTMRFACKALDAQIDKAMQVIHDLIFAVDPRDPGRLRDVLMQARAGYRSDVMENGHSYAQSHASRYLTANGLLDEQCNGIPQAALAARLCDHFDTEAEPLMERIERIRAFMLSPDRLAISFTGSDHAYTAMTSAFRNWLPTMKGSPLTSHISPLTPHPSPLTPHTSPREGLALPVQVAHCAQGMLAPKLDDPRAAALVIATHLARFEYFLPEIRLKGNAYGGGISYNPVAGVLFMTSFRDPHITRTLDVFAKTPEFAKTAAWSQADIDRAIIGTAKGDEKPLRPGEATGEALSRHLQGVTPELREAFYAARLAVNPTMARAALLETLEAGLKASPICVLSSREKLLEANQTLGGNALSISDVVL, encoded by the coding sequence CTTGAGCATGAGCAGAGCGGCGCCCGGATCCTGCACCTGCACACGGAGGACACCGAAAACCTGTTCTCCATCAGCATCCCCACCCCGCCCCCGGATGACACCGGGGTGCCGCATATCCTGGAACATTCCGTCCTCGCCGGCTCCCTGAAGTTCCCCGTACGCGAGCCCTTTTTTGAAATGCTGAAATCCAGCATGGCCACCTTCATCAACGCCATGACGGGTCCCGACTGCACCTATTACCCCGTCTCCAGCAATGTGGAAAAGGATCTCTTCAACCTCGCCGAGGTTTATTTCGATGCCGTCTTCCACCCCCTGCTGACGGAAGGCACCTTTATGCGGGAAGGCCACCATCTTGCCCCCGCCAATCCGGAGGCACCGGCCGGAAAGCTCACCGTCAGCGGCATTGTTTACAACGAAATGAAGGGGGTGTTTTCGAGCCCCGAGAGCCTCTTATTCTACACCTGGCTCCCGAAACTCCTTCCCGACACGGCCTATGCCAGAAATTATGCCGGCCATCCGGACGCCATTCCCAATCTGACTTACGAGCAGTTCAAGCAGTTTTACGCGTCCCATTACCACCCCTCGAACGCCTTCTTCTATTTCTACGGGAATATCCCCACCGCCTCCTATCTTGCGTTCCTGGCCCCCCGGCTGGCCGGAATTCCCCGGCGCCCGACAGAACCCATTGCCGCCCGCCAGCCGCGCTGGGCTACCCCGGTCCGGTTCTCTGACACCTATCCTGCCGCCCAGGATGAGCCGTTGGACGACAAAACCTTTCTCTCCCTCACCTGGCTCACCGGCAATGCGCTGGACCCCGAACAGGCCGTCCTCCGGCACGTCCTCACCACCGTCCTCTTCGGCAATGAAGCAGCCCCCTTGAAAAAGGCGCTGGTGGACTCCCAACTCGGCCAGGACATCCTGGACTGCGGGGACATGGAGCTGGGCCCGGAAACCATCTTCAGCGTGGGGATCAAGGGCAGTAATCCGGATAAAGCCCAGGCGTTTGAGCAGCTGGTCCTTTCGTCCCTGAAAACCATTGCCAGCGAGGGGTTACCACGCGAACTGATTGAGGCCGCCTTCCAGCAGACGGCCTACCACTATCTGGAAATCATGCCCATGTTCCCGCTCCACACCATGAACCACGTCCTCAGCGCCTGGGTACATGGGGCCGATCCGCTCTCCTTCCTGGACATGAGCCGCCATCTCGACGCCTGCCGCCAGCGCTACGAGGCCGACCCTCGAGTCTTCTCCCGGCTGATCACGCAGAGTCTGGTTGAAAATACACACCGGCTCACCACGGTGCTGGCGCCGGACAAATCATGGCAGGCCAGAACCGATGCCGCGTTCACGTCACGGATGGAGTCCGAGCGCAGCCGCCGGACGGAGGCGGAATGCCTGGACATTGCCCAAAAATCCGCCGCTATTGATGCCGATGCCGGCACCGCCAACTCCCCTGAGAAGATCGCCCTGCTGCCCCAGCTCAAGGTTCACGATCTCCCCGCCAAACCAAGGCATATTCCCACGACATTCGAAAGACTTCAGACCACAGACCACAGACCGCAGACCTCGCCCGCAGGGACTCGGAACTCGGACCTCGCAACTCGGGACTCAGGTATCCCCGTCCTCCGTAATGATCTATTCACCAATGGCGTAAACTACCTGCGGTTCAGTCTCGATCTGGCCGGGTTACCCGAGGAACTCTGGTCGTTTCTCCCCCATTACTGCGAAGCCATTACCAAACTGGGCGCAGCCGGGATGAATTATGAGGCGATGGCCCGCCGGGTATCGGCCTCCACCGGCGGCTTCGCCTGTTCCCCTTCGTTCCAATCCCATGCCAGCATCACCGGAAAGCCGGTACTGACCATGCGTTTTGCCTGCAAGGCGCTGGATGCGCAAATTGACAAGGCGATGCAGGTGATTCACGACCTGATCTTCGCGGTCGACCCCCGGGATCCCGGCCGGCTCAGAGATGTGCTCATGCAGGCCCGTGCGGGCTATCGCAGTGATGTCATGGAGAATGGACACAGCTATGCCCAATCCCATGCCAGCCGGTACCTGACCGCTAACGGGTTGCTGGATGAACAATGCAATGGCATTCCCCAGGCCGCCCTCGCCGCCCGGCTCTGCGACCATTTTGATACCGAAGCGGAACCTCTGATGGAGCGTATTGAGCGCATCCGCGCCTTCATGCTGTCGCCCGACCGGCTGGCCATCAGCTTCACCGGCTCCGACCATGCCTACACCGCCATGACCTCCGCCTTCAGGAATTGGCTGCCCACCATGAAGGGCTCTCCTCTAACGTCTCACATCTCACCTCTCACGCCTCACCCTTCACCTCTCACACCTCACACCTCCCCACGCGAAGGCCTCGCGCTCCCCGTTCAAGTGGCGCATTGTGCGCAGGGAATGCTGGCACCGAAATTGGATGATCCCCGCGCCGCCGCCCTGGTCATTGCGACCCATCTGGCGCGGTTTGAATATTTCCTCCCCGAGATCCGGCTCAAGGGCAATGCCTATGGGGGCGGCATCTCCTACAATCCTGTCGCCGGGGTTCTCTTCATGACGTCTTTCAGGGACCCGCATATCACCCGGACACTGGACGTCTTCGCCAAGACCCCGGAGTTTGCGAAAACCGCAGCCTGGTCCCAGGCTGATATCGATCGCGCCATCATCGGCACCGCCAAAGGGGATGAGAAGCCCCTGCGTCCGGGCGAGGCGACGGGCGAGGCATTATCCCGCCACCTGCAAGGCGTCACCCCTGAATTACGGGAAGCCTTTTATGCGGCCCGCCTGGCGGTCAACCCCACGATGGCCCGCGCCGCCCTGCTGGAAACGCTGGAAGCCGGCCTCAAGGCCAGCCCTATCTGCGTCCTGAGCAGTCGCGAAAAACTGCTCGAAGCCAATCAAACGCTGGGCGGTAACGCCCTCTCGATTTCTGACGTGGTGCTGTAG
- a CDS encoding Fic family protein — translation MPGKPYQSKLKAHDEEVIALRDQGLSYRQVAEQLNQKYGLTISHNAVFSFVKTRRPGRRGKRLFFEGLSPDIQSALLKQIAAVWTHDSTAIEGNTLTLGETVKVLELGLTINGKSLREHQEVYGHARAIELIYRLLRQPKITEKDLFDLHQAIMDKSAMDILNPVGGWKQDFNGTTGVIEGKSVYMEYAPPADVPHLMERWLHDFNSRLDKAVKPAEAVTLYARAHMGFVRIHPFFDGNGRMARLISNLPVLRGGFPPIVITREKRSDYIDLLWEYQNAVGSIKRGSQLLPRHPAIGRFITFIKNEWQQTASLVEDARKREATRPQGNKTL, via the coding sequence ATGCCGGGAAAGCCATATCAGTCAAAACTTAAGGCTCACGATGAAGAGGTGATCGCTCTTCGCGATCAAGGCTTGAGTTACCGTCAGGTGGCCGAGCAGCTTAACCAGAAATATGGACTCACGATTTCGCACAATGCCGTCTTTTCTTTCGTCAAAACACGTCGTCCTGGCCGGAGGGGAAAGCGGTTGTTTTTTGAGGGCCTTTCTCCGGATATTCAAAGCGCCCTGCTCAAGCAGATTGCGGCCGTCTGGACCCACGATTCGACGGCTATCGAGGGTAATACACTCACCCTTGGCGAAACCGTCAAGGTACTGGAACTGGGCCTGACCATAAACGGGAAATCGCTCAGGGAGCATCAGGAGGTCTATGGGCATGCCCGGGCTATTGAGCTGATTTACCGGCTACTCCGTCAACCTAAGATAACCGAAAAGGATCTCTTCGACTTGCATCAGGCGATCATGGATAAGTCAGCGATGGATATCCTTAATCCCGTCGGCGGCTGGAAGCAAGATTTCAACGGCACAACCGGTGTGATTGAGGGGAAAAGCGTTTACATGGAATATGCCCCCCCCGCGGATGTTCCTCATTTGATGGAGCGTTGGCTGCATGATTTTAACAGCCGCCTGGATAAGGCCGTGAAGCCAGCTGAAGCCGTCACCCTGTATGCCCGAGCGCACATGGGCTTTGTCAGGATCCATCCTTTTTTTGACGGTAACGGGAGGATGGCAAGACTCATCTCCAACCTGCCCGTTCTTCGGGGCGGTTTCCCCCCCATCGTGATTACCCGTGAAAAACGGAGCGACTACATTGACCTGCTCTGGGAATATCAAAATGCGGTTGGGAGCATTAAACGCGGGTCACAACTCCTTCCCCGGCATCCGGCCATCGGCCGTTTTATCACTTTCATCAAAAATGAATGGCAACAAACCGCATCGCTGGTGGAAGACGCACGAAAGCGCGAGGCAACACGACCGCAAGGTAATAAAACCCTATGA
- a CDS encoding ABC transporter ATP-binding protein has translation MTTALEFHKVVKQYGRNRALDGLDLCVPRGSIFGMVGSNGAGKTTAMALATGLLQSDSGTINLLGDGPFNAERHAGRVTLLPQDSRFPPHARVAELLRYYGRLQGSGGLELETSINTLLEWVHLADRRQSPVRTLSHGMIRRLAIAQAFLGQPELVLLDEPLNGLDPLEAARVRTLIRERRGKQAIVVSSHHLADLEAVCDTVAFIEKGRLIRQDSLAAIIQSWHRITYLLTQPGPSSDALSQLAPGVEWQRSNEGQELTALFPQDYSPESLNAKVIPLLLASGCGILEIKRGSDLETEYLRMHKTL, from the coding sequence ATGACCACCGCCCTGGAGTTTCACAAGGTGGTTAAGCAGTATGGCCGCAACCGGGCTTTGGATGGCCTGGATCTCTGCGTCCCCCGGGGTTCGATCTTCGGGATGGTTGGGAGTAATGGAGCGGGGAAGACCACGGCCATGGCGTTGGCCACCGGGCTGCTTCAGTCTGATTCCGGCACCATTAATCTCCTGGGTGATGGTCCCTTCAACGCGGAGCGCCACGCCGGACGGGTGACCCTCCTGCCGCAGGACTCCCGCTTCCCGCCCCACGCCCGGGTCGCCGAACTCCTCCGCTACTACGGCCGTCTCCAGGGTTCAGGCGGGCTGGAGCTGGAAACCTCCATTAATACCCTGCTGGAGTGGGTACACCTGGCCGATCGCCGGCAATCGCCGGTTAGAACCCTTTCCCACGGCATGATCCGGCGCCTCGCCATTGCGCAGGCCTTTCTCGGGCAACCGGAACTCGTGCTTCTCGACGAACCGCTTAACGGCCTGGACCCGCTTGAGGCCGCCAGGGTCAGGACCCTGATCCGCGAACGACGCGGGAAGCAGGCCATTGTCGTCAGCTCCCACCATCTGGCGGATCTTGAGGCCGTCTGTGACACGGTGGCGTTCATTGAAAAAGGGCGACTCATCCGGCAGGACTCCCTGGCCGCCATCATTCAAAGCTGGCATCGCATCACCTATCTCCTGACTCAGCCGGGGCCGTCCAGTGACGCCTTATCCCAACTTGCCCCCGGGGTGGAATGGCAGCGGTCGAATGAGGGCCAAGAACTCACGGCTCTTTTCCCCCAGGATTACTCGCCGGAATCACTCAATGCCAAGGTCATCCCCTTACTCCTTGCGTCCGGGTGCGGCATTCTGGAAATCAAACGTGGTTCCGACCTCGAAACCGAATACCTGCGCATGCATAAAACTTTGTAA
- a CDS encoding PilZ domain-containing protein — MDDKRKFRRFQLNLPSSLLLENAEAPPVPVTLIDASFGGLGLISGEDFPVGTLISLNWDRPPFAENVGVSLKSRIVSSRRKPSQPGKFSVNTTFLDPDPVLIQKLLHWAQMQSLIQAKARTRANTSARPGGRGFF, encoded by the coding sequence ATGGACGACAAACGAAAATTCCGCCGCTTCCAGCTGAACCTCCCCTCCTCACTGCTCCTTGAGAATGCAGAGGCTCCCCCAGTTCCCGTCACCCTCATTGACGCGTCCTTTGGCGGATTGGGCCTCATTTCCGGCGAAGACTTCCCCGTCGGCACCCTGATTTCCCTGAACTGGGATCGCCCGCCTTTTGCGGAAAACGTTGGGGTGAGTCTCAAAAGCCGGATTGTCAGCTCACGCAGAAAACCTTCCCAGCCCGGGAAATTTTCCGTGAATACCACCTTTCTGGACCCGGATCCTGTTCTGATCCAAAAACTTTTGCATTGGGCACAAATGCAGTCCCTCATTCAAGCCAAGGCCCGTACCCGCGCGAACACCTCCGCCAGACCCGGCGGACGCGGGTTCTTTTGA